Proteins from a single region of Caloramator sp. E03:
- the dapG gene encoding aspartate kinase, which yields MKILIQKFGGTSVATHQRREMVCDKVIDAINRGFSPVVVVSAIGRKGDPYATDTLLSLINSKNDSNKREIDLLMCCGEIISAVVLSEIFIKKGYKVKVLTGGQAGIITDNNFGNAEVKTIKTSNILELLNKGIIPIVTGFQGMTENGDFTTLGRGGSDVTGAILGEALRAEAIEIFTDVDGIMTADPRIVPDAKIIEKINYNEVFQFADQGAKVIHPRAVEYAMRGNIPLYIKNTMSNAPGTIISSEVYNKKLITGITHLPNRTQVSIMFEDEEKDNDELFDLLAEYGISIDLINIFPNYKVFTIDSSDSDKIKYILDAKKYNYKIINNCSKIAAIGNGIRGVPGVMAKILKTLKDNNIKVLQTADSHTTIWCLVKEEDTIKAINALHKAFEL from the coding sequence TGCAACTCATCAGAGAAGAGAAATGGTTTGCGACAAGGTTATCGATGCAATAAATAGGGGGTTTAGTCCTGTTGTAGTAGTTTCAGCTATTGGAAGAAAAGGAGATCCTTATGCTACAGATACACTATTATCACTGATAAATAGTAAAAACGATTCAAATAAAAGAGAAATAGATTTACTTATGTGCTGCGGAGAAATAATATCAGCTGTCGTATTATCTGAAATATTTATAAAAAAGGGATATAAAGTTAAAGTACTAACAGGAGGTCAAGCAGGGATTATCACTGATAATAACTTTGGAAATGCTGAAGTAAAAACTATAAAAACTTCAAATATATTGGAACTATTAAATAAAGGAATTATACCTATAGTAACAGGTTTTCAAGGTATGACTGAAAATGGAGATTTTACTACTCTTGGTCGTGGAGGAAGTGATGTTACAGGCGCGATTTTAGGTGAAGCTCTTAGGGCTGAAGCTATTGAAATATTTACAGATGTTGATGGAATAATGACGGCAGATCCAAGAATTGTACCTGATGCTAAAATAATAGAAAAAATAAATTATAATGAAGTATTTCAATTTGCAGATCAAGGTGCAAAGGTTATACATCCAAGAGCGGTAGAGTATGCTATGAGAGGAAACATTCCTTTATATATTAAAAATACAATGTCAAATGCTCCAGGTACTATTATAAGTTCAGAAGTTTATAATAAAAAGTTAATAACAGGTATTACTCATTTGCCAAATAGAACACAAGTTAGTATTATGTTTGAAGATGAAGAAAAAGATAATGATGAATTATTTGATTTGCTTGCTGAGTATGGAATAAGTATTGATTTAATAAATATATTTCCTAATTATAAAGTATTTACTATTGATAGTTCTGATTCTGATAAAATTAAGTATATTTTAGATGCAAAAAAATATAACTATAAGATTATAAACAATTGTAGTAAAATTGCAGCTATAGGAAATGGAATAAGAGGAGTACCAGGAGTAATGGCAAAAATATTAAAGACATTAAAAGATAATAATATTAAGGTACTCCAAACAGCAGATTCTCACACTACAATATGGTGTCTTGTAAAGGAAGAAGATACTATAAAGGCTATTAATGCTCTTCATAAAGCTTTTGAACTATAA
- a CDS encoding ClpP family protease — MTYENNINKEVNIEKKISNEDSSYNKNEKLENLKEIGNTHISEFISDIHVLNIIGQIEGHVAVPPQTKATKYEHIIPQLVAIEENPNIKGLLIILNTVGGDVEAGLAIAEMINSLSKPTVSLVIGGGHSIGVPLAVSAKYSFISPTATMIIHPIRMNGLVIGVPQTFEYFKKMQDRIINFITRNSGISEEKLRELMLQTDELLNDMGTILIGKQAVDLKLMNEVGGISNAIKKLRQMIEEKQK, encoded by the coding sequence ATGACTTATGAAAATAATATAAATAAAGAAGTAAATATTGAAAAAAAAATTTCTAATGAAGATTCTTCTTATAATAAGAACGAAAAGTTAGAGAATTTAAAAGAAATAGGTAATACTCATATTTCTGAATTCATTTCAGACATACATGTATTAAATATAATAGGTCAAATAGAAGGGCATGTAGCGGTTCCACCTCAAACTAAAGCAACTAAATATGAACACATAATTCCTCAGCTTGTAGCAATTGAAGAAAACCCTAATATAAAAGGTCTTCTTATCATTTTAAATACAGTAGGAGGAGATGTTGAAGCAGGCCTTGCTATAGCAGAAATGATTAACAGCTTATCAAAGCCTACTGTTTCTTTAGTGATTGGAGGAGGCCATAGTATAGGAGTTCCTCTGGCAGTATCTGCAAAATACTCTTTTATATCTCCTACTGCAACAATGATTATTCACCCAATAAGGATGAATGGACTTGTTATAGGAGTCCCTCAGACCTTTGAATACTTTAAAAAGATGCAAGATAGGATTATAAACTTTATAACTCGAAATTCAGGGATATCAGAAGAAAAGTTAAGAGAGCTTATGCTTCAAACTGATGAACTGCTCAATGACATGGGCACAATACTAATTGGAAAGCAAGCAGTTGACCTGAAGCTTATGAATGAAGTAGGAGGAATAAGCAATGCCATTAAAAAATTAAGACAGATGATAGAGGAAAAGCAAAAATAA
- a CDS encoding FtsK/SpoIIIE family DNA translocase, translating to MARKKNQYSSKGSFNNEIYGIVIVAFSLLIGFSIYIEPSGVAGKILRDFFFGLLGIGAFIFPPIIFIVGIAFIVNKTKFKLRQRFICLCLIIYNLLLTIHLNYSYSYNNLKYMDKLFKAYELGLIKKGGGVISEFIDTPLLYIFDIIGTYIVLICLLLILIILATEISIGNILNTAISKIKRNIPFKNKNQKVNEVITESSISIETENNIHDIDKKKCEENINNLDKKIKILDFIKDSNERSDLDAKSDVKTKFQEDITKEIDKNKIEHKKTEYVFPPIELLNENKNKGNIQDKKELLNNAQILEETLLSFGVEAKVVQVSRGPSVTRYELHPSPGVKVSRIVNLSDDIALNLAAPMVRIEAPIPGKAAVGIEVPNKEVVSVTLREVLESNEFKEFSSKLAFALGKDISGKCMIADLSKMPHLLIAGATGSGKSVCINTLITSLIYKSSPSDVKMLLVDPKVVELSIYNGIPHLLIPVVTEPKKAASALYWAVNEMTQRYKLFAENNVRNIESYNKLMEKNSPELKLPKIVIIIDELADLMMVAPNEVEDAICRLAQMARAAGMHLVIATQRPSVDVITGLIKANIPSRISFAVSSQVDSRTILDMSGAEKLLGKGDMLFLPIGESKPIRIQGAFISEKEVEKVVNFLKDSSNVTYNDEIIEVIENKNDLLNTDEEVDELLPEAIKIAVEYGQVSASMLQRRLRVGFNRASRLVEQMEIRGIVGPQEGSKPRQVLVSKEDIDDNLYGE from the coding sequence ATGGCAAGAAAGAAAAATCAATATTCATCTAAAGGAAGTTTCAATAATGAAATCTATGGAATAGTAATAGTTGCTTTTTCACTATTAATTGGCTTTAGCATATATATAGAGCCATCAGGAGTAGCAGGTAAAATATTAAGAGATTTCTTTTTTGGACTTTTAGGAATAGGTGCATTTATTTTTCCTCCTATAATCTTTATAGTTGGAATTGCTTTTATTGTAAATAAAACAAAATTTAAGCTAAGACAAAGGTTTATATGCCTATGTCTTATAATATATAATTTGTTATTAACAATCCATCTTAATTATTCCTATAGTTATAATAATTTAAAATATATGGACAAACTATTTAAAGCTTATGAATTAGGCCTTATAAAAAAGGGTGGTGGAGTTATAAGCGAATTTATTGATACACCTCTTTTATACATTTTTGATATAATAGGTACATACATTGTGCTTATTTGTTTACTTCTGATATTAATTATACTTGCAACTGAAATATCTATTGGAAATATATTAAATACTGCTATTTCAAAAATAAAACGAAATATTCCTTTTAAAAACAAGAATCAAAAAGTAAATGAAGTTATAACAGAATCATCTATTAGTATAGAAACTGAAAATAATATTCATGATATAGATAAGAAAAAATGTGAAGAAAATATTAATAATTTAGATAAGAAAATAAAAATACTCGATTTTATAAAAGACTCTAATGAACGTTCAGACTTGGATGCAAAAAGTGATGTAAAAACTAAATTTCAAGAGGATATAACAAAAGAAATAGATAAAAATAAAATTGAGCACAAAAAAACTGAATATGTTTTTCCTCCTATAGAGCTTCTTAATGAAAATAAAAATAAAGGAAATATCCAAGATAAGAAAGAACTTTTAAATAATGCTCAAATACTTGAAGAAACTTTATTAAGCTTCGGAGTGGAGGCTAAAGTTGTACAAGTTAGTAGAGGTCCTTCAGTAACAAGATATGAACTTCATCCAAGTCCAGGAGTTAAAGTGAGCAGAATTGTTAATCTTTCTGATGACATAGCATTAAATCTCGCAGCTCCAATGGTTAGAATAGAAGCTCCAATACCAGGTAAAGCTGCTGTTGGAATTGAAGTACCAAATAAAGAAGTAGTATCTGTAACACTAAGGGAAGTACTTGAATCAAATGAATTTAAGGAGTTTAGTTCAAAGCTTGCTTTTGCACTTGGAAAAGATATAAGTGGTAAATGTATGATTGCAGATTTATCAAAAATGCCACACCTATTAATTGCAGGTGCAACAGGTTCAGGAAAGAGTGTATGTATTAATACCTTAATTACAAGTTTAATATATAAATCATCCCCATCAGATGTAAAAATGCTTTTAGTTGATCCCAAAGTAGTAGAACTTTCAATATATAATGGAATTCCTCATCTTCTAATACCTGTTGTTACTGAACCTAAGAAGGCAGCATCAGCTTTATATTGGGCTGTTAATGAAATGACTCAAAGATATAAACTCTTTGCTGAAAATAACGTAAGAAATATTGAAAGCTATAATAAATTAATGGAAAAAAATAGTCCTGAACTAAAACTACCAAAAATAGTTATAATAATTGATGAGCTCGCAGATTTAATGATGGTTGCACCAAATGAAGTTGAGGATGCTATATGTAGGCTTGCACAAATGGCACGAGCTGCTGGGATGCATCTTGTAATTGCAACTCAAAGGCCTTCTGTAGATGTCATTACTGGACTTATTAAGGCCAATATTCCATCCCGTATTTCATTTGCAGTATCAAGTCAAGTTGATTCAAGAACCATACTTGATATGTCCGGAGCCGAAAAACTTCTTGGAAAAGGTGATATGTTATTCCTTCCTATAGGTGAAAGCAAACCAATTAGAATTCAAGGAGCTTTTATTTCTGAAAAAGAAGTTGAAAAAGTAGTAAACTTTTTAAAGGATTCAAGTAATGTAACTTATAACGATGAAATAATAGAAGTAATTGAAAATAAAAATGACTTATTAAATACTGATGAAGAAGTAGATGAACTTCTTCCTGAAGCTATTAAAATTGCAGTAGAATATGGTCAGGTATCAGCTTCTATGCTTCAAAGAAGGCTACGTGTTGGATTTAATAGAGCATCAAGATTAGTTGAACAGATGGAAATACGTGGTATTGTAGGTCCTCAGGAAGGAAGTAAACCAAGACAAGTTCTTGTAAGCAAAGAGGATATTGATGATAATTTATATGGAGAATAA
- the rimO gene encoding 30S ribosomal protein S12 methylthiotransferase RimO has product MNYNVGLVSLGCDKNRIDSEIMLSKLSKKGYNIVNDEIQADIIIINTCGFVNSAKEESIDTILEMAQNKKYGRCKSLIVTGCMAERYKEELLKEIPEIDAIVGTGNYYEICDIVYKTLNNEKGIVKTDNLNYNFDYEERILTTPNHYAYIKIAEGCSNRCSYCIIPKIRGNFRSRNIDSIINEAKYLSRKGIKEIILVAQDSTMYGADIYGKKMLHELLKKLEEIDGIEWIRVMYCYPERITDELIETIANSKKICHYFDIPIQHVSNKILKQMNRASTKEDIVSLINKIRYRIPDAVIRTSIIVGFPGETKEDFDELKEFLHSYKLDRVGVFTFSPEEGTIAANLPNQIDEETKNERKDILMKIQSEISFEKNKALIGEIVDVIVDGKVKNNKYYGRTSKDAPTIDQQVLIDANDDVINIGEIIKVKINKALTYDLMGVVYHESCK; this is encoded by the coding sequence ATGAATTATAATGTAGGTTTAGTATCTCTTGGGTGTGATAAAAACAGAATTGACTCTGAAATAATGCTTTCTAAACTTTCGAAGAAAGGATATAATATTGTAAACGACGAAATACAAGCAGATATAATAATTATAAATACATGTGGTTTTGTAAACTCTGCAAAGGAAGAATCTATTGATACTATACTTGAAATGGCACAAAACAAAAAATATGGCAGGTGTAAGTCATTAATTGTTACAGGTTGTATGGCAGAAAGGTATAAAGAAGAATTGCTAAAAGAAATTCCTGAAATAGATGCAATTGTCGGTACAGGAAACTATTACGAAATATGTGATATAGTATATAAAACTCTAAATAATGAAAAAGGAATTGTAAAAACTGATAATTTAAATTATAATTTTGATTATGAGGAAAGAATATTAACAACTCCAAATCATTATGCCTACATTAAAATTGCTGAAGGCTGTAGTAATAGATGTAGCTATTGTATTATTCCAAAAATCAGAGGAAATTTCAGAAGTAGAAATATAGATAGCATAATAAATGAAGCAAAATATCTTTCAAGAAAAGGCATTAAAGAAATTATATTAGTTGCTCAGGATAGCACTATGTATGGAGCAGATATCTATGGTAAAAAGATGCTCCATGAATTATTAAAAAAGCTTGAAGAAATAGATGGAATAGAGTGGATAAGAGTGATGTATTGCTATCCTGAAAGGATTACTGATGAGCTCATAGAAACTATAGCAAACAGCAAAAAAATATGCCATTATTTTGATATCCCTATACAACATGTTAGTAATAAAATATTAAAACAAATGAATCGTGCAAGTACAAAGGAAGATATAGTTTCACTTATTAATAAAATAAGATATAGGATACCTGATGCAGTTATTAGAACATCAATAATAGTTGGTTTCCCTGGAGAAACAAAAGAAGATTTTGATGAACTTAAAGAATTTTTGCATTCGTATAAACTTGATAGAGTTGGTGTATTTACTTTTTCTCCTGAGGAAGGTACAATAGCAGCAAATCTACCAAATCAAATAGATGAAGAAACAAAAAATGAAAGAAAAGACATTCTTATGAAGATACAAAGTGAAATTTCCTTTGAGAAAAACAAAGCATTAATAGGAGAAATTGTTGATGTAATAGTAGATGGAAAAGTTAAAAATAATAAATATTATGGTAGAACAAGCAAGGATGCTCCTACAATTGATCAACAGGTACTTATAGATGCTAATGATGATGTGATTAATATAGGAGAAATAATAAAAGTAAAAATAAATAAAGCCTTAACTTATGATTTAATGGGAGTTGTGTATCATGAATCTTGCAAATAA
- the pgsA gene encoding CDP-diacylglycerol--glycerol-3-phosphate 3-phosphatidyltransferase, whose translation MNLANKITILRIILVPVFLFILAIKVKYGIYIATSVFIVAALTDTLDGYIARSRNQVTKFGKFLDPLADKLIVTAALISLVEMKKLPTWVVMIIIAREFAITGLRAVAASEGVVIAASKWGKAKTVTQIIAIVASLTGLPYSNYLITIAVIITIISGVDYIYKNRKNLSPKD comes from the coding sequence ATGAATCTTGCAAATAAAATAACAATCTTAAGAATTATACTTGTTCCTGTATTCCTTTTCATTTTAGCAATAAAAGTTAAATATGGCATTTATATTGCAACATCTGTTTTTATAGTTGCGGCTTTAACAGATACGTTAGATGGTTATATTGCTCGAAGTAGAAATCAAGTAACAAAATTTGGTAAATTCTTAGATCCTCTTGCAGATAAGCTCATAGTTACAGCAGCTCTTATATCCCTTGTAGAAATGAAAAAGCTGCCAACTTGGGTTGTAATGATAATAATTGCTCGTGAATTTGCAATTACAGGATTAAGAGCAGTTGCAGCTTCTGAAGGTGTAGTAATTGCAGCAAGTAAATGGGGAAAGGCAAAAACAGTTACACAAATAATTGCAATTGTAGCTTCATTAACAGGTCTACCATACAGCAATTATCTTATAACTATTGCCGTTATAATAACCATAATTTCAGGTGTAGATTATATATATAAAAATAGAAAAAATTTAAGCCCAAAGGATTGA
- the recA gene encoding recombinase RecA, giving the protein MLSEKQKALELAISQIEKQFGKGSIMKLGEDAKLNVECISTGSLDLDIALGIGGVPRGRIVEIYGPESSGKTTVALHIIAEAQKNGGAAAFIDAEHALDPVYAKKLGVDIENLVLSQPDTGEQALEIAEALVRSGAIDVIVIDSVAALVPKAEIEGEMGDAHVGLQARLMSQALRKLAGAINKSKCVAIFINQLREKVGIMFGSPETTPGGRALKFYASIRLDVRKVDSIKQGEDILGSRTRVKVVKNKVAPPFKQAEFDIMYGEGISKEGNILDVAVNNDIVQKSGAWFSYNDTKLGQGRENAKNFLRENPSVAIEIENKIRDKYKLPLIPVKVEENKIKND; this is encoded by the coding sequence ATGTTAAGTGAAAAGCAAAAAGCATTAGAATTAGCTATAAGCCAAATTGAAAAACAATTTGGTAAGGGTTCAATTATGAAACTTGGAGAAGATGCTAAGTTAAATGTGGAATGCATTTCCACTGGATCTTTAGACCTTGATATTGCTCTTGGAATTGGAGGGGTACCAAGAGGTAGAATAGTAGAGATATATGGTCCCGAATCTTCAGGTAAAACCACAGTTGCACTTCATATAATAGCAGAAGCACAAAAAAATGGAGGTGCAGCAGCTTTTATTGATGCAGAACATGCTCTTGATCCTGTATATGCTAAAAAACTTGGGGTTGATATTGAAAATCTTGTTCTATCTCAGCCTGATACAGGTGAGCAAGCTCTTGAAATAGCTGAGGCTCTTGTAAGATCAGGTGCAATAGATGTTATAGTAATAGATTCCGTTGCAGCTCTCGTTCCTAAAGCAGAAATCGAAGGAGAAATGGGAGATGCTCATGTAGGTCTTCAGGCAAGGCTTATGTCACAGGCTTTGAGAAAGCTTGCTGGTGCTATAAACAAATCAAAATGTGTTGCAATATTTATAAATCAGCTTAGAGAAAAAGTTGGAATTATGTTTGGAAGCCCAGAAACAACTCCAGGTGGTAGAGCATTGAAATTCTACGCATCAATAAGACTTGATGTAAGAAAAGTTGATTCAATAAAGCAAGGTGAAGATATATTGGGTAGTAGAACAAGGGTTAAGGTTGTTAAAAACAAAGTTGCTCCTCCTTTTAAGCAAGCTGAGTTTGATATAATGTATGGTGAAGGAATATCAAAAGAAGGTAACATATTAGATGTAGCAGTAAATAATGATATAGTACAAAAAAGTGGTGCATGGTTTTCTTATAACGACACAAAACTCGGACAAGGAAGAGAAAATGCTAAGAATTTCTTAAGAGAAAACCCTTCTGTGGCAATTGAGATTGAAAATAAAATAAGAGATAAATATAAATTACCATTGATCCCCGTTAAGGTTGAAGAAAATAAAATTAAAAATGACTAA
- a CDS encoding regulatory protein RecX, translating to MKITDIIKQNNSNNRYNIFIDDDYAFSASLEDIVKYSIKLNSEITKEQLDILIECCEENKCYNYALFLLGKKDYTQYEISKKLSDKGYSLNVINKTIDKLKMYDIINDERYAKKYINDCLNIKKYGRRKIEYYLQKKGIELDLLKEVFFNSDSEYKNAIEIIQKKVKHYKDNKDIKNKLIRHLMSKGFEYDVIKEALKSIKLEDDGEDI from the coding sequence ATGAAAATAACTGATATAATAAAACAAAATAACTCTAATAACAGGTATAATATATTCATTGATGATGATTATGCTTTTTCAGCTTCACTTGAAGATATCGTAAAATATTCAATAAAACTTAATTCTGAAATAACAAAGGAACAACTGGATATATTGATTGAATGCTGTGAAGAAAACAAATGCTATAATTACGCTCTATTTCTTCTAGGCAAAAAAGATTATACTCAATACGAAATATCAAAAAAACTATCAGATAAAGGATATTCTTTAAATGTAATAAATAAAACTATCGATAAGCTTAAAATGTATGATATTATTAATGATGAGAGATATGCTAAAAAGTATATAAATGACTGTTTAAATATAAAAAAGTATGGAAGAAGGAAAATAGAATATTATCTTCAAAAGAAAGGAATAGAATTAGATTTATTAAAAGAAGTTTTTTTTAACTCAGATAGCGAATATAAAAACGCCATTGAAATAATACAAAAAAAGGTTAAACATTATAAGGATAATAAAGATATTAAAAATAAGCTTATAAGGCATTTAATGTCTAAGGGTTTTGAATATGATGTGATAAAAGAAGCTTTAAAATCAATAAAATTAGAAGATGATGGTGAAGATATATGA
- a CDS encoding metallophosphoesterase produces the protein MKLLYFTDSHIRGTNPKSRKDNYIETLKEKFKEIVQVVYDENIDYVLFGGDLFDRPDLSLSIVNEFVIYLKELPFPIYSVLGNHDIFGQNPSTVGRTVLGILDTIGILKIINPNELIYLEKDGIRVQLSGSHYYYNIDTSSEKEGYIVKQKENCNYSIHIVHGMLLDRPFIKGVPHTLIDEVANKTCADITLCGHYHTGYGIKKLYDKYFVNIGSISRISNTLSEIERIPAYLIIDIGKELKFNIKNLKCAKPGEEVFDKELLKREELKEQKINEFIQQINSYGNFEILNIEKIINEISIREKIPDDVKNEAIRRIGEAQILLSSREGML, from the coding sequence ATGAAATTATTATATTTTACTGATTCTCATATAAGAGGGACTAATCCAAAATCAAGAAAGGACAACTATATAGAAACTTTAAAGGAAAAATTTAAAGAAATCGTTCAGGTTGTATATGATGAAAATATAGATTATGTACTTTTTGGTGGAGATTTGTTTGATAGACCAGACTTGTCATTATCTATAGTTAATGAGTTTGTTATATATCTAAAAGAACTCCCTTTTCCTATATATTCTGTATTAGGAAATCATGATATTTTTGGTCAAAACCCTTCTACAGTAGGAAGAACAGTTTTAGGCATTTTAGATACTATAGGTATATTAAAAATTATTAATCCTAATGAATTAATATATCTTGAGAAGGATGGAATAAGAGTACAATTATCTGGTAGCCATTATTATTATAATATAGATACTTCAAGTGAAAAAGAAGGGTATATCGTAAAGCAAAAAGAGAATTGTAATTATTCTATTCATATCGTTCATGGTATGCTTCTTGATAGACCTTTTATAAAAGGAGTTCCACATACCTTAATAGATGAAGTTGCAAATAAAACCTGTGCTGACATAACTCTTTGCGGGCATTACCATACAGGTTATGGAATTAAAAAATTATACGATAAGTACTTTGTTAATATAGGTTCTATATCAAGAATTAGTAATACACTTTCAGAAATAGAAAGAATTCCAGCTTATCTTATTATAGATATAGGAAAGGAATTAAAATTTAATATAAAGAATTTAAAATGTGCAAAACCTGGAGAAGAAGTTTTCGATAAAGAACTATTAAAGCGTGAAGAGCTTAAAGAACAAAAGATTAACGAGTTTATTCAACAAATAAATTCTTATGGTAACTTTGAAATATTAAATATTGAAAAAATAATTAATGAAATCTCAATAAGAGAAAAGATACCAGATGATGTTAAAAATGAGGCAATAAGAAGAATTGGAGAAGCACAAATATTACTTTCAAGTAGAGAAGGGATGCTATGA
- a CDS encoding AAA family ATPase has translation MKYIKTIEIINFQSHKYSKLNFEDGYNVICGPSDSGKSAIIRALRWALYNEPKGTEFITQGENTCKVSITFSDGITIVRERSKNRNIYRLINTNGEEMIFEGFGNDIPKEILAAHGINKVYIDIESPESINLSSQLEGPFLIDKSGSIKAKAIGKLVGVHIIDEALKELNKDLFNVQSDVKRLSKEYENINIDLKEFENLENVRKSLDESEKKLEELKNKYTKLERLKNIKRELIAIDSEIKETKDLIISIGDMDYVFNLACIVQTKITTKNKLTDLKNKFMEITEEIKCQNKVLIATKHIDDCVLNLIEAVNNCNKTNELKKLNMQYKLLVNEIRQLNLILSKLKNINDAKETLSKYESQYDNYNKLTDIKSRLNEINNSLKIGYKYISKFDNLEKADLSYKAIQSNNEKSLKLNIIKNNLLKIDSELICINDEIKICNNNINNYIKEYTKVLKELGKCPLCLSPIEEHTIKKIINEL, from the coding sequence ATGAAATATATTAAAACAATAGAAATAATAAATTTTCAGTCCCATAAATATTCAAAGCTTAATTTTGAAGATGGATATAACGTAATATGTGGTCCATCGGATAGTGGAAAATCTGCAATAATTAGAGCATTAAGATGGGCATTATATAATGAACCAAAAGGAACAGAATTTATAACTCAAGGCGAAAATACATGTAAAGTTTCAATAACATTTAGTGATGGTATAACAATAGTTAGGGAAAGATCAAAAAATAGAAATATCTATAGGCTTATTAATACTAATGGAGAAGAAATGATATTTGAAGGATTTGGTAATGATATACCAAAAGAAATACTTGCTGCTCATGGAATTAATAAAGTCTATATAGATATTGAATCTCCAGAGAGTATAAATCTGTCGAGCCAACTTGAAGGACCTTTTCTCATTGATAAATCCGGTTCTATAAAGGCTAAAGCCATAGGCAAGCTTGTTGGGGTGCATATAATAGATGAGGCTCTAAAGGAATTAAATAAAGATTTATTCAATGTTCAAAGCGATGTAAAAAGACTTTCAAAAGAATATGAAAACATAAATATCGACCTTAAAGAATTTGAAAACCTTGAAAATGTAAGAAAAAGTTTAGATGAATCTGAAAAGAAACTTGAAGAGTTAAAAAACAAATATACCAAATTAGAAAGATTAAAAAATATTAAAAGAGAACTTATCGCAATAGATAGCGAAATAAAAGAAACAAAAGATCTAATTATATCCATAGGAGATATGGATTATGTATTTAACTTAGCTTGTATTGTACAAACAAAAATAACTACAAAAAACAAACTTACAGATTTAAAAAATAAATTTATGGAAATAACAGAGGAAATTAAATGTCAAAATAAAGTTTTAATTGCAACAAAGCATATAGATGACTGTGTACTTAATTTAATAGAAGCAGTTAATAATTGTAATAAAACTAATGAGTTAAAAAAATTAAACATGCAATATAAATTACTTGTAAATGAAATTAGACAACTTAATTTAATTTTAAGTAAACTAAAAAATATTAATGATGCAAAGGAAACTTTATCTAAGTATGAAAGTCAATATGATAATTACAATAAACTTACAGATATCAAGTCAAGATTAAATGAGATAAATAATTCACTAAAAATTGGATATAAATATATATCTAAGTTTGACAATCTTGAAAAAGCAGATTTATCCTACAAGGCTATTCAAAGCAACAATGAAAAATCATTAAAATTAAATATAATAAAGAATAATCTTCTAAAAATAGATAGTGAACTTATTTGTATAAATGATGAAATTAAAATATGTAACAACAACATTAATAATTACATTAAAGAATATACAAAAGTATTAAAGGAACTTGGCAAATGCCCCCTTTGCTTATCACCTATAGAAGAACATACAATTAAAAAAATAATAAACGAATTGTAG
- a CDS encoding ATPase, producing the protein MYSDIIYELENKLNKKKQDYFIKKGRMDNLIEQKKKIEAQLKINNNKIDNYEKVKILLQNTSQFAREQSKKQIEYIITQCLQYIFDPSMEFKIDIVEKSNRIEAEFFVVSNINGEQIVTKPQDSRGGGVVDIISLAIRIAMIQIHNPKIDGPLILDEPAKHVSDEYIVNVADFIKQISTTFKRQVIMVTHNNHLLHSADVCYKVTINDGISTVELINLT; encoded by the coding sequence TTGTATTCTGATATCATTTACGAACTTGAAAATAAATTAAATAAAAAAAAGCAAGATTACTTTATTAAAAAGGGCAGGATGGATAATCTTATTGAACAAAAGAAGAAAATAGAAGCTCAATTAAAAATAAATAATAATAAAATAGATAACTATGAAAAAGTAAAAATATTACTACAGAATACTTCCCAATTTGCCAGAGAACAATCAAAAAAACAAATAGAATATATAATAACCCAATGCCTTCAATATATATTTGATCCTTCAATGGAATTTAAAATAGATATAGTAGAAAAATCAAATAGAATAGAAGCAGAGTTTTTTGTTGTGTCAAATATAAATGGCGAACAGATAGTTACAAAGCCTCAGGATTCAAGGGGTGGGGGCGTTGTTGATATAATATCCCTTGCAATTAGAATTGCCATGATACAAATTCATAATCCCAAAATAGACGGCCCATTAATACTTGATGAACCAGCAAAACATGTTAGTGATGAATATATTGTAAATGTAGCTGATTTTATAAAACAAATAAGTACAACTTTTAAAAGGCAGGTAATAATGGTTACACATAATAACCATCTTTTGCATAGTGCTGATGTATGTTATAAAGTTACTATAAATGATGGCATTAGTACAGTGGAACTTATAAACTTGACATAA